A section of the Rossellomorea marisflavi genome encodes:
- a CDS encoding DUF2624 domain-containing protein: MKLLQNVINHKINTISQGELMKYAGQYQVSLTPAQADSIVKSVKGKNIDIFNDAKRSQLVKELARVIGPSKAKEINGLFLKLMK; the protein is encoded by the coding sequence ATGAAACTGCTGCAAAATGTGATCAACCATAAGATCAACACGATCTCACAGGGGGAGCTCATGAAGTATGCCGGTCAGTACCAGGTCTCCCTCACCCCTGCACAGGCCGACAGCATCGTGAAGAGCGTCAAAGGGAAGAACATCGACATCTTCAATGATGCAAAGCGAAGTCAACTGGTGAAAGAGCTGGCGAGGGTGATCGGACCTTCCAAGGCAAAAGAGATCAACGGACTCTTCCTGAAGCTGATGAAATGA
- a CDS encoding deoxyribonuclease IV yields MLKIGSHVSMSGKNMLLASSEEAVSYGANTFMIYTGAPQNTRRKKIEDLNIEAGRAHMKEHGIDDIVVHAPYIINIGNTTNPATFELGVNFLRSEIERTEALGAGQIVLHPGAHVGAGADKGIEKIIEGLNEVLTKEHKVQIALETMAGKGSECGRSFEELAAIIEGVDLNDRLSICFDTCHTHDAGYNIVEDFDGVLDEFDRIIGIDRLKVLHVNDSKNPTGARKDRHENIGFGHIGFDAINRIVHHPQLADIPKILETPYVGEDKKNKKAPYKFEIEMLRNGEFDEDVLKRIMEA; encoded by the coding sequence GTGTTGAAGATCGGATCTCATGTATCAATGAGTGGGAAAAATATGCTGCTGGCTTCGAGTGAGGAGGCCGTTTCATATGGGGCGAATACGTTCATGATCTATACGGGTGCACCCCAGAACACAAGAAGGAAGAAGATCGAAGACTTGAATATCGAAGCGGGAAGGGCCCATATGAAAGAACATGGCATCGACGATATCGTTGTCCATGCTCCATATATCATTAATATCGGAAACACCACCAACCCTGCGACATTCGAGCTTGGCGTCAACTTCCTCCGCTCGGAGATCGAACGGACAGAAGCCCTTGGTGCAGGACAGATCGTCCTACATCCGGGAGCGCATGTCGGTGCCGGAGCGGATAAAGGGATTGAAAAGATCATCGAAGGATTGAATGAAGTCCTTACGAAGGAGCACAAAGTTCAGATTGCCCTTGAAACAATGGCAGGGAAGGGCTCGGAATGTGGACGTTCATTCGAAGAGCTCGCTGCAATCATCGAAGGCGTCGATCTGAATGACCGTTTATCGATCTGCTTCGATACGTGTCACACCCATGACGCGGGCTATAACATCGTGGAGGACTTTGACGGGGTGCTGGACGAATTCGACCGCATCATCGGCATCGATCGCCTGAAGGTACTGCATGTGAATGATAGTAAAAATCCTACTGGTGCCCGGAAGGACCGCCATGAAAACATCGGATTCGGACATATCGGATTTGATGCGATCAATCGGATCGTCCATCATCCGCAGCTTGCAGACATTCCGAAAATACTTGAGACCCCGTATGTGGGAGAAGACAAGAAAAACAAAAAGGCACCTTATAAATTTGAAATCGAAATGCTCCGGAACGGAGAGTTCGACGAAGATGTGCTGAAAAGAATCATGGAAGCATAA
- a CDS encoding metal ABC transporter ATP-binding protein: MNGETPVIKIEDVSFRYERERVLEDINLSVPQGAFLGIVGPNGSGKSTLLKLMLGLLRLRQGKIELFGTPLQKFKDWSRIGFVSQKANSFNTGFPATVFEVVASGLTKKAGLFRRISHQHKQDVLEAIESVGMGAFARRNIGELSGGQQQRVFIARALVSKPDIMILDEPTVGVDSQNVQTFYEMLERLNRDLGITLVLVTHDIGTITSKVTHVACLNKQLHFHGDTEEFEKQKDDELSSFYGHDVHVLNHDHQHA, translated from the coding sequence ATGAATGGAGAGACACCAGTCATTAAAATAGAAGATGTAAGCTTCCGATATGAAAGGGAGCGTGTGCTTGAGGACATCAACCTGAGCGTTCCACAAGGGGCATTCCTAGGGATCGTGGGACCGAATGGGTCCGGTAAATCAACCTTGTTGAAACTGATGCTTGGCCTCCTCAGGCTACGGCAGGGAAAAATCGAGCTTTTCGGGACACCACTTCAGAAATTCAAGGATTGGAGCAGGATCGGGTTTGTTTCCCAAAAGGCAAATAGCTTCAATACTGGGTTCCCCGCAACGGTTTTCGAGGTTGTCGCGAGCGGGCTCACAAAGAAAGCCGGCTTATTCCGGCGGATATCCCATCAGCATAAACAAGATGTGCTTGAAGCCATTGAATCAGTTGGAATGGGGGCTTTTGCCCGCCGGAACATCGGGGAGCTTTCAGGTGGTCAGCAACAAAGGGTTTTTATTGCCAGGGCACTTGTATCAAAGCCTGACATCATGATACTGGATGAGCCGACCGTCGGGGTCGATTCACAAAATGTCCAGACATTTTATGAAATGTTGGAGCGTCTCAATAGAGATCTTGGCATCACCCTGGTTCTGGTCACCCACGATATCGGGACGATCACAAGCAAGGTGACCCACGTCGCCTGTCTAAATAAACAACTGCACTTTCATGGTGATACAGAAGAGTTTGAAAAGCAAAAAGATGATGAGCTTTCCTCTTTTTACGGTCATGACGTCCACGTTTTGAACCATGATCATCAGCATGCTTAA
- a CDS encoding DEAD/DEAH box helicase: protein MTKNAFTQYEFKTFIQHAIEERGFHEPTEIQKKMIPMILKGQSAIGQSQTGTGKTHSYLLPIIEKIHEASETVQAVITAPTRELAQQIYQEILKITKDTDITSRCFIGGTDKQRTIEKLKSQPHIVVGTPGRINDLVKEQALLVYTATMLVIDEADLMLDMGFIEDVDQIAGKMPENLQMLVFSATIPEKLKPFLKKYMENPQFAHVEPERLSAKNIEHVIVPVKSRDKINLLYNILTDINPYLGIVFTNTKSKADEVADALIAKGLKVGRIHGGLSPRERKKVMKQTRGLEFQYIVATDLAARGIDIEGISHIINFELPQDLDFYIHRTGRTARAGNSGIAFTIYEASDEDAINRLEKKGIQFAHKDIKKGEWVELPALNKRKNRQKTSADEADVKAKSMVRKPKKVKPGYKKKMKYKMEQIKKRERRIKSRNK, encoded by the coding sequence ATGACAAAGAACGCCTTCACACAGTATGAATTCAAAACGTTCATTCAGCATGCTATTGAAGAACGGGGGTTTCATGAGCCGACGGAAATCCAGAAAAAGATGATCCCGATGATCTTGAAGGGCCAAAGTGCCATCGGTCAATCCCAGACCGGTACAGGAAAGACCCATTCTTATCTGCTTCCGATCATTGAAAAGATCCATGAAGCTTCTGAAACGGTCCAGGCGGTGATCACTGCCCCTACGAGGGAACTTGCCCAGCAGATCTATCAGGAAATCTTGAAGATTACAAAAGATACCGACATCACATCGCGCTGTTTCATCGGGGGAACGGACAAGCAGAGGACAATCGAGAAACTGAAGAGCCAGCCACATATCGTCGTAGGTACACCGGGAAGAATCAACGATTTAGTGAAAGAACAGGCCCTGTTGGTGTACACGGCAACCATGCTTGTCATCGATGAAGCCGACTTGATGCTTGATATGGGGTTCATCGAGGATGTGGATCAAATCGCCGGCAAAATGCCTGAAAACCTCCAGATGCTGGTATTCTCTGCAACCATCCCAGAGAAGTTGAAGCCATTCTTGAAGAAGTACATGGAAAACCCTCAATTCGCCCATGTAGAGCCTGAGCGTCTATCGGCGAAGAACATCGAGCACGTCATCGTCCCGGTGAAAAGCCGTGACAAAATCAACCTGCTTTACAATATACTAACTGACATCAACCCGTACCTCGGGATCGTGTTCACAAACACGAAATCGAAAGCGGATGAAGTGGCGGATGCCCTGATTGCCAAAGGATTGAAAGTCGGGAGGATCCACGGTGGCCTCTCTCCGCGTGAACGGAAAAAGGTAATGAAACAAACAAGAGGTCTTGAATTCCAATACATCGTTGCAACGGACCTTGCTGCCAGGGGGATCGACATCGAGGGAATCAGTCATATCATCAACTTTGAATTGCCGCAGGACCTTGATTTCTACATCCACAGGACAGGCCGTACGGCTCGCGCCGGTAACAGTGGGATTGCTTTCACCATCTATGAGGCATCCGATGAAGATGCCATCAACCGACTGGAGAAAAAGGGCATTCAGTTTGCCCATAAAGATATTAAAAAAGGCGAATGGGTAGAGCTCCCTGCGCTGAATAAGCGGAAGAACCGCCAGAAAACCAGTGCAGATGAAGCGGATGTAAAAGCCAAGTCCATGGTTCGGAAGCCGAAAAAGGTGAAACCAGGATACAAAAAGAAAATGAAATATAAAATGGAGCAGATCAAGAAACGCGAAAGAAGAATCAAAAGCAGGAATAAATAA